A window from Planococcus maritimus encodes these proteins:
- a CDS encoding branched-chain amino acid aminotransferase → MTTYQLEVIENTAKKDKPAQDQIPFGQTFTDHMYIMEYETEKGWHEPKIVPYGPISLDPAAMIFHYGQTVFEGMKAYRTEDGRVLLFRPEKNFERLNLSSERLSIPPIDEELALEHMKQLIELEKEWVPKTPGTSLYIRPYIISTDANLAVGPSSTYKYMVILSPVGSYFPGGLQPVVIHVEDKFTRAVKGGTGMAKTAGNYSSGYQAQANAKKEGNADVLWLDGVEKRFIEEVGSMNIFFKIDGEVFTPELNGSILKGITRMSIIELLGSWGIPVTEKRMAIDELYEAYQAGKVEEVFGTGTAAVISPVGELNWQGQKMIINNHEIGELSQKLYDTITGIQTGKVEDTLGWTVEIN, encoded by the coding sequence ATGACGACTTATCAATTGGAAGTAATCGAGAATACTGCGAAGAAAGACAAGCCGGCGCAAGATCAGATTCCATTCGGCCAAACTTTCACTGATCATATGTACATCATGGAATATGAAACAGAAAAAGGGTGGCATGAACCGAAAATCGTGCCATATGGTCCGATCTCCTTAGATCCGGCAGCTATGATTTTTCATTACGGGCAAACGGTGTTTGAAGGCATGAAAGCATACCGCACAGAAGACGGGCGTGTATTGCTGTTCCGTCCGGAAAAAAACTTTGAACGCCTTAATTTGTCGAGCGAGCGCCTTAGCATTCCGCCCATCGACGAAGAATTGGCATTAGAGCATATGAAGCAGTTGATCGAGCTCGAAAAAGAGTGGGTGCCGAAAACTCCAGGCACTTCACTTTATATCCGCCCGTACATCATCTCAACAGATGCCAATTTGGCAGTAGGGCCATCGTCTACTTATAAATACATGGTCATCCTTTCACCGGTCGGCTCTTATTTCCCAGGCGGCTTGCAGCCAGTGGTTATTCATGTGGAAGACAAATTCACGCGTGCGGTTAAAGGCGGTACGGGAATGGCGAAGACCGCCGGCAACTACTCTTCTGGTTACCAGGCGCAAGCGAATGCCAAGAAAGAAGGCAACGCAGATGTCTTGTGGCTCGATGGCGTCGAAAAGCGCTTTATCGAAGAAGTCGGCAGCATGAACATCTTCTTCAAAATCGATGGCGAAGTGTTCACGCCAGAGCTCAACGGCAGCATCCTAAAAGGCATCACGCGCATGTCGATCATCGAATTATTGGGTTCATGGGGCATTCCGGTCACGGAAAAACGTATGGCCATCGATGAGCTTTACGAAGCTTATCAAGCTGGTAAAGTAGAGGAAGTGTTCGGAACGGGCACGGCCGCGGTCATTTCCCCAGTTGGCGAACTCAACTGGCAAGGCCAGAAAATGATCATCAACAATCACGAAATCGGTGAATTGTCGCAAAAACTCTACGACACTATTACCGGAATTCAGACTGGCAAAGTCGAAGATACACTAGGTTGGACGGTCGAAATTAACTAA
- a CDS encoding NUDIX hydrolase: MEPEKILKKVQGRVPEVLGNRDFSKYAILLPLIEKEDGVHILFEVRSFEMRRQPGEICFPGGRIDHGDEDEEETALRETMEELGIRKEAISNVFPLDYIVSPFGMIVYSFAGFIDPETDFVPNAAEVDTVFTVPLKFFLENEPRVYRIDFDIQPEESFPYDLIAGGENYSWRARQVDEFFYLYEDRVIWGLTAKILMHFMELIR, translated from the coding sequence ATGGAACCGGAAAAGATTTTGAAAAAAGTCCAAGGGCGGGTGCCGGAAGTACTCGGCAACCGGGATTTCTCGAAATATGCGATTCTTCTTCCGTTGATTGAAAAAGAAGATGGCGTCCATATTTTGTTTGAAGTGCGTTCGTTTGAAATGAGGCGGCAGCCGGGGGAGATCTGTTTCCCTGGTGGGCGAATTGACCACGGGGATGAAGATGAGGAAGAAACGGCGTTACGTGAGACGATGGAAGAGCTTGGCATCCGCAAAGAAGCGATAAGCAACGTGTTTCCGCTCGATTACATCGTTTCCCCGTTCGGCATGATTGTTTATTCGTTTGCAGGGTTTATCGACCCCGAAACGGATTTTGTGCCAAACGCGGCAGAAGTCGATACGGTCTTTACAGTGCCGCTGAAATTTTTCCTGGAAAACGAGCCGCGTGTTTACCGCATCGATTTTGATATCCAGCCGGAAGAAAGTTTTCCATACGATTTAATTGCCGGAGGCGAAAACTATAGCTGGCGTGCGCGCCAAGTGGATGAGTTTTTCTATTTATATGAAGACCGTGTCATTTGGGGATTAACGGCGAAAATTTTGATGCATTTTATGGAATTGATCCGCTGA
- a CDS encoding polyphenol oxidase family protein yields the protein MNRKTYIDNDFYTAGISVKDPQAKGENNMALHAGIDREQSLENRKVLLAALGYTMDELVCAHQTHSNHFQKVSQQDAGKGARTFADAIADTDALYTRDTGLVLSSFAADCVPVTFYHVAEELIGAVHSGWQGTVKELVPNLFAHLITNENCAPEGFRVQIGMALSQEKFEVDKDVYLKFKALGYADPFISFNEATGKYHIDNQLTVKTQLLRAGVPAEHIAIDRSCTFKSPNGFSYREDKQCGRHMAYIVKK from the coding sequence GTGAACCGAAAAACTTATATCGACAACGATTTTTATACAGCGGGCATCAGCGTTAAAGACCCGCAGGCAAAAGGCGAAAATAATATGGCGCTCCATGCCGGAATCGACCGCGAGCAGTCACTCGAAAACCGCAAAGTCTTGCTTGCCGCGCTCGGCTATACGATGGATGAACTCGTATGCGCCCATCAAACCCACAGCAATCATTTTCAAAAAGTGTCGCAACAAGACGCAGGCAAAGGTGCTCGAACTTTTGCTGATGCTATTGCTGATACCGATGCGCTTTATACGCGCGATACCGGACTTGTGCTGTCGAGTTTTGCCGCCGATTGCGTGCCGGTGACCTTCTATCACGTAGCAGAAGAGTTGATCGGTGCAGTACATTCCGGGTGGCAAGGAACCGTCAAAGAACTCGTACCAAACTTGTTTGCGCATTTGATCACCAATGAAAACTGTGCGCCAGAAGGCTTCCGCGTCCAGATTGGCATGGCGCTGAGCCAGGAAAAATTTGAAGTGGATAAAGATGTCTACTTGAAGTTCAAAGCACTTGGCTATGCCGACCCATTCATCAGCTTTAACGAAGCCACCGGTAAATACCATATCGACAACCAGCTCACCGTCAAAACGCAATTGCTGCGCGCTGGCGTTCCCGCTGAACATATTGCCATCGACCGGAGCTGTACGTTCAAAAGTCCAAATGGCTTTTCCTACCGCGAAGACAAACAATGCGGCCGCCACATGGCTTACATCGTTAAGAAATAA
- a CDS encoding DEAD/DEAH box helicase — translation MEFWISDKHIRKLCGQAAYKKGQTFHMAGKVSITEASNQSITAIVKGRSSFHVKLARSTAGTINAECSCPPVGFIHTYCHHIAAAMIAAEELGQQSRPLAEQMFGLFEEEDAPSARLHRFDRRVPYHVEATISSGGNEQLAVTFRSGTAILKNVRNPLRFVSALSSGQYEETAAIPYDPSRHALEQPVLELLQLLDKSDPQPDEEGKLLVSASDWDRLLPILRVMAHAKFENPLGEILPFHVTDTLPVSFRLDRGDTGYRLIVRGLERLQIFTKYGVALTEEAVIQPAGADMKRLSGLQELMEGAGEELLIEESQVTHMMKTVLPGLEKLGPVIVTEQAIEKIGETPLRAKLYLDRVRSRLLAGLEFHYGQLIINPCEEPEGTYRQYPGVFRQLEKERAIMELMESGGLTKTDGGFYLQDEEAEYDFLYDTVPLLEEWLEVYATTSVKMRIQKTLPGPKIRVNLPKDRTDWLEFRFDLGGIPEEELRGIIRAIREKKRYFRIPNGTLMSLETPGMAAFEEYLAIMNIDEDNFERVQRIPLLEGMRLAGSLEQHDLSEAGAEFARLLKELHHPWTQAEQLPQAFEGVLRDYQKRGFSWFRLLSKYGFGGILADEMGLGKTVQSIAFVQSVLGEIRSSDEHALIVAPSSLMYNWQAEFERFAPDIQTVIVDGPKAKRTQALKEPGDVYITSYPALRMDRGAYKDWSFHTIFFDEAQAFKNPATQTAKAVKELQARHRFALTGTPIENSLDELWSIFNVVFPALLPDRSQFAELRNADIAKRVQPFLLRRTKAEVLGEVPQKIERIEHSELHEEQKKLYTAYLAELRHEALKHLRDNSMRKNRIRILAGLTRLRQLCCHPSLFVEDYRGGSAKFEQLLEILEEARLTGRRVLVFSQFTGMLNLIGQSLLRSGRSYFYLDGSTPPKERVALCDRFNEGEEDLFLISLKAGGTGLNLTGADTVILYDLWWNPAVEQQAADRAHRMGQKREVQVLKLVAKGTIEEKMYDLQLRKQDLVDEMIQSGSEAVQSMSEEDIREILMI, via the coding sequence ATGGAATTTTGGATCAGCGATAAACACATCCGCAAATTGTGCGGCCAGGCTGCCTATAAAAAAGGCCAGACCTTTCACATGGCAGGAAAAGTCAGCATCACAGAAGCAAGCAATCAGTCCATAACAGCCATCGTCAAAGGACGTAGCTCGTTCCACGTTAAGTTGGCCCGCTCAACAGCCGGCACGATTAACGCAGAATGCAGCTGTCCTCCTGTTGGGTTTATCCATACATACTGCCATCATATTGCGGCAGCGATGATTGCCGCAGAAGAACTCGGCCAGCAATCACGCCCGCTAGCTGAGCAAATGTTCGGCTTGTTTGAAGAAGAAGACGCGCCTTCTGCCCGGCTGCACCGCTTTGACCGGCGCGTACCTTATCATGTCGAAGCAACCATCAGCAGCGGTGGCAACGAGCAATTAGCCGTGACGTTCAGAAGTGGCACGGCTATTTTGAAAAATGTCCGAAATCCCCTGCGTTTCGTGTCAGCCCTATCGAGTGGCCAGTACGAAGAAACTGCTGCGATTCCTTACGATCCGAGCCGCCATGCGCTAGAACAGCCAGTGCTGGAGCTTCTTCAGCTGCTCGATAAAAGCGATCCGCAACCGGATGAAGAAGGGAAATTGCTTGTGTCTGCAAGTGATTGGGACCGCTTATTGCCGATACTTCGCGTCATGGCACATGCCAAATTCGAAAACCCGCTCGGGGAAATACTGCCGTTTCATGTAACCGATACACTGCCGGTGTCGTTTCGCCTGGATCGTGGCGATACTGGCTACCGCTTAATCGTCCGAGGTTTAGAGCGTCTGCAAATTTTTACGAAATATGGCGTGGCTTTGACGGAAGAAGCAGTCATCCAGCCGGCTGGTGCCGATATGAAGCGTCTATCAGGCCTACAGGAATTGATGGAAGGGGCAGGCGAGGAGCTTTTGATTGAGGAAAGCCAAGTCACCCATATGATGAAAACCGTCTTGCCTGGACTCGAAAAGCTCGGGCCAGTCATTGTCACAGAACAGGCAATCGAGAAAATCGGGGAAACGCCACTGCGCGCGAAGCTATATCTCGACCGTGTTCGCAGCCGATTGCTCGCTGGCCTTGAATTTCATTACGGGCAGCTCATCATCAACCCGTGCGAAGAACCAGAAGGAACATACCGGCAGTATCCAGGCGTGTTCCGACAGCTCGAAAAAGAACGGGCCATCATGGAATTGATGGAGTCTGGCGGGCTGACGAAAACGGACGGCGGGTTTTACCTGCAGGATGAAGAGGCAGAATATGACTTCCTTTATGATACGGTGCCATTGCTTGAAGAATGGCTCGAGGTCTATGCGACGACTTCCGTGAAAATGCGCATCCAAAAAACCTTGCCGGGACCGAAAATCCGTGTCAATTTGCCGAAGGACCGGACCGATTGGCTGGAGTTCCGCTTCGACCTTGGCGGCATTCCGGAAGAAGAATTACGGGGAATCATCCGCGCCATTCGGGAGAAAAAACGTTATTTCCGTATCCCTAACGGTACGTTAATGTCGCTGGAGACGCCCGGAATGGCTGCGTTTGAAGAGTATCTGGCAATCATGAACATTGACGAAGACAATTTTGAACGCGTTCAGCGCATTCCATTGCTCGAAGGCATGCGTCTTGCTGGGAGCCTTGAACAGCATGACTTATCGGAGGCGGGCGCAGAATTTGCGCGCTTGCTAAAAGAGCTGCATCATCCATGGACACAGGCGGAGCAATTGCCGCAAGCTTTTGAAGGGGTCTTGCGGGATTATCAGAAGCGCGGATTTAGTTGGTTTCGCTTGCTGTCGAAATACGGCTTCGGCGGCATTTTGGCGGATGAGATGGGGCTTGGGAAAACGGTTCAAAGCATCGCTTTCGTGCAATCGGTACTAGGGGAGATCCGCAGCAGCGATGAGCATGCGCTAATCGTTGCGCCTTCTTCGCTCATGTACAATTGGCAAGCCGAATTCGAACGCTTTGCTCCGGATATCCAGACAGTCATCGTGGATGGACCAAAAGCAAAGCGGACACAAGCCTTGAAAGAGCCGGGCGATGTGTATATCACGTCCTATCCAGCGCTTCGAATGGACCGAGGGGCGTATAAAGACTGGTCGTTTCATACGATTTTCTTCGATGAAGCGCAAGCTTTCAAAAACCCGGCGACGCAAACCGCTAAAGCCGTGAAAGAGTTGCAAGCTCGCCATCGCTTTGCGCTTACCGGAACGCCGATTGAAAACTCGCTCGATGAGTTATGGTCGATCTTTAACGTCGTGTTTCCGGCTTTGCTTCCGGATCGCAGCCAATTTGCGGAGCTGCGCAACGCCGATATCGCGAAGCGCGTGCAGCCGTTCTTGCTGCGACGGACGAAAGCGGAAGTGCTCGGGGAAGTGCCGCAAAAAATCGAGCGCATCGAACATTCCGAGCTTCATGAAGAACAGAAAAAATTGTACACAGCGTATCTCGCGGAACTTCGCCACGAAGCCTTGAAGCATTTGCGCGACAACAGCATGCGCAAAAACCGCATCCGTATTTTGGCTGGACTGACACGCCTGCGCCAATTGTGCTGTCATCCGTCCTTGTTTGTGGAAGACTACCGCGGTGGCTCGGCGAAGTTCGAGCAATTGCTAGAGATCTTGGAAGAAGCGCGATTGACTGGCCGCCGCGTGCTGGTGTTTTCCCAGTTCACGGGCATGCTCAATCTTATCGGGCAGTCGCTGCTTCGTTCAGGGAGATCGTATTTTTATCTAGACGGCTCGACGCCGCCGAAAGAGCGCGTGGCATTATGCGACCGCTTCAACGAAGGCGAAGAGGACTTGTTTTTGATTTCCTTAAAAGCAGGCGGCACCGGGCTCAATTTAACTGGGGCCGATACGGTCATCTTGTACGATCTGTGGTGGAATCCAGCCGTCGAACAGCAGGCAGCGGACCGTGCACACCGCATGGGGCAGAAACGGGAAGTGCAAGTGTTGAAGTTGGTGGCGAAAGGAACGATTGAGGAAAAAATGTATGATTTGCAGCTGCGCAAGCAAGATTTGGTGGATGAGATGATTCAATCCGGTTCAGAAGCTGTGCAGTCGATGAGCGAAGAGGACATTCGGGAGATTTTGATGATTTGA
- a CDS encoding SRPBCC family protein — MARARQSIFIQAPIDDVFQFAKKPGNWTSFYNHLSKPDKIEGAGDTGTEVETVFSIIGLRFPVAIHVVRCERSGEEGFWEGIISGSFVAHQKSYYRSLEGGTEAVFELEIDLPDSAFDRFTERLVYDRLERNTLRHTLENLKAACELDR; from the coding sequence ATGGCTCGTGCCCGTCAAAGCATATTCATCCAAGCGCCGATTGACGATGTGTTCCAGTTCGCCAAGAAACCTGGAAACTGGACAAGTTTTTACAATCACTTATCCAAACCGGACAAGATCGAAGGCGCTGGTGATACCGGCACGGAAGTAGAGACCGTATTTTCCATTATCGGCTTACGCTTCCCTGTCGCCATCCATGTAGTCCGTTGTGAACGCAGCGGCGAGGAAGGATTTTGGGAAGGCATCATCAGCGGCAGCTTTGTTGCTCACCAGAAGAGTTATTACCGTTCCTTGGAGGGCGGAACCGAAGCGGTTTTCGAATTGGAAATCGATTTGCCCGATAGCGCATTTGACCGTTTTACCGAGCGCCTCGTCTACGACCGGCTGGAGAGAAATACACTCCGCCATACGCTTGAAAACTTGAAAGCGGCTTGTGAATTAGACCGCTAA
- a CDS encoding ECF transporter S component, which translates to MQKTTTYSSSKTYDLIITSMLIALVFVATMLLNIRLPIAANGGLVHLGTTMLFTAALLFGPKKGAIAGAVGMGLFDLVSGWTLWAPITIVARGLQGYLVGKIAWSGGRGGESLGFNILAATLSIPIMVAIYYIGEAIIFSSWIIPAASIPGNLVQNAVGLALAIPVVAALKKTPYFRN; encoded by the coding sequence ATGCAAAAGACTACAACTTATTCCAGTTCCAAAACCTATGATTTAATCATTACTTCGATGCTCATCGCTCTGGTATTTGTGGCGACGATGCTGCTCAATATCCGCCTGCCGATCGCAGCAAATGGCGGGCTAGTCCACCTAGGTACGACAATGCTGTTCACAGCTGCACTATTATTCGGGCCGAAAAAAGGCGCTATTGCCGGCGCTGTCGGGATGGGTCTTTTCGATTTAGTATCGGGCTGGACTTTGTGGGCGCCGATCACTATCGTTGCACGCGGCTTGCAAGGCTATTTGGTCGGGAAAATTGCTTGGTCCGGCGGGCGCGGTGGCGAAAGCCTCGGCTTCAACATCCTGGCGGCGACGCTTTCCATTCCAATCATGGTCGCCATCTATTACATTGGCGAAGCGATCATCTTCAGCAGCTGGATCATCCCCGCTGCTTCTATCCCAGGGAACCTGGTTCAAAACGCAGTCGGTCTGGCACTCGCCATTCCAGTCGTAGCTGCATTGAAAAAAACACCATACTTCCGCAACTAA
- a CDS encoding GNAT family N-acetyltransferase: MLKPGDELQITIRDYEKKDFESIQQLNAQEGWTNLVEQSEHTEKAWECSAIAYVAENGDQQAIGYIRGLTDGFVSMYICELLVEAPFRGLGIGKKLLDFAHSRHPHTRLELLASASSSSFYEKHAFRSFYGFRKTFSE, from the coding sequence ATGCTAAAACCAGGTGATGAACTTCAAATAACAATTCGCGATTACGAAAAAAAGGATTTTGAGTCGATACAACAGCTCAACGCGCAGGAGGGCTGGACCAATTTGGTTGAACAAAGCGAGCACACTGAAAAAGCTTGGGAATGTTCCGCCATTGCTTACGTAGCTGAGAATGGAGACCAACAAGCCATTGGGTACATCAGAGGTTTGACAGACGGTTTTGTTAGCATGTATATTTGTGAATTATTAGTGGAAGCGCCGTTCCGAGGCTTAGGGATAGGAAAGAAGCTATTGGATTTTGCCCATAGCCGGCATCCACATACGCGACTAGAACTATTGGCGTCGGCTTCCTCTAGCTCGTTTTACGAAAAACACGCATTTCGCTCTTTTTACGGTTTTAGAAAAACATTTTCTGAATAG